A window of the Lagopus muta isolate bLagMut1 chromosome 1, bLagMut1 primary, whole genome shotgun sequence genome harbors these coding sequences:
- the CCDC77 gene encoding coiled-coil domain-containing protein 77, whose translation MSATGGSVGRSARSRRLATPHSSSRYSSSQPQSQGDSTPLPSINERLAFLRPSRELLEYYRKKIADFDEEHEDLVKRLERYKETYDEQHKLQWEVRQREEEIAELQKALSDMQIYLFQEREHVLRLYSENDRLKIRELEDRKKIQHLLALVGTDVGEVTYFHKEPPHKVTVLQRPATSRDSHEGNDNSTTGTKRSTSKRAGKGDIHESPERYQRDNQALLLQVEALQAQLEEQTRLSKEQLQALLEDRRIHMEEAQVQHQRDQEKIKTLTDKLNKTQNLLYESTRDFLQLKSDVRDSEKAWMVEKENLLRRIDKDSDQLTSREAGEKKQRDTKKVLQADREAGKPHSREVKTLQEELTQEQRLSNMYREQCITLESELARICEERDIGRELFQERSEKMGKRLKLVTQRYEALERRRNMEVEGFKNDIKQLRQKLKDVEKQLFKVTLNIGPDQDLAILHEVRQGNRLTRKIQEELKYLKAKIYGLENELRVC comes from the exons ATGAGCGCTACGGGAGGCTCGGTGGGACGCTCCGCGCGCTCCAGAAG GCTGGCAACCCCCCACAGCTCATCCAGGTACTCTAGTTCTCAGCCTCAGAGTCAGGGGGACTCTACTCCTCTCCCTTCAATCAATGAACGCCTGGCCTTCCTCCGCCCTTCCCGGGAGCTGCTGGAATACTACCGCAAGAAGATTGCCGACTTTGATGAAGAGCATGAGGATTTGGTAAAAAGGCTGGAGAGATACAAAGAAACATACGATGAGCAG CACAAACTGCAATGGGAAGTACGTCAGCGAGAAGAGGAGATTGCGGAGTTGCAAAAGGCTTTGAGTGACATGCAAATCTACCTGTTCCAGGAGAGGGAACACGTGCTCCGTCTTTACTCTGAGAATGACCGACTGAAAATCAG GGAATTGGaggataggaaaaaaattcaacatCTCCTGGCTTTAGTGGGAACAGACGTAGGAGAAGTTACGTATTTTCACAAGGAGCCACCACATAAG GTCACTGTTCTACAAAGGCCAGCTACCTCCAGAGACTCACATGAAGGAAATGACAATTCTACAACAG GCACCAAGAGGAGCACTTCAAAACGAGCAGGAAAAGGAGACATACATGAAAGTCCGGAGAGATATCAGAGGGACAACCAAGCACTTCTACTTCAG GTGGAGGCCCTGCAAGCTCAGTTAGAAGAACAGACACGATTATCCAAGGAACAGCTTCAGGCATTACTAGAGGACAGGCGGATTCACATGGAAGAAGCCCAGGTCCAGCATCAGAGAGACCAGGAGAAGATTAAAACTTTAACAGATAA ACTCAACAAGACTCAAAATCTCTTGTATGAGAGTACTCGTgactttctgcagctgaagtctGATGTTCGAGACAGTGAGAAAGCGTGGATGGTagagaaggaaaatctgttGAGGAGGATTGACAAAGACTCAGATCAGCTTACcagcagggaggcaggagaGAAGAAGCAGAGAGATACCAAGAAGGTGCTTCAAGCAGATCGTGAAGCTGGGAAGCCCCACAGTAGAGAAGTAAAG ACGCTGCAAGAAGAACTAACGCAGGAGCAGCGGCTATCAAACATGTACAGAGAACAGTGTATCACCCTGGAAAGTGAGCTGGCTAGGATTTGTGAAGAGAGAGATATTGGCAGAGAACTCTTTCAG GAACGCTCAGAAAAGATGGGGAAGCGTTTGAAGCTGGTGACTCAGCGATACGAGGCCTTGGAAAGACGTCGTAATATGGAAGTGGAAGGCTTTAAGAATGACATTAAACAGCTCCGGCAGAAACTGAAAGATGTAGAGAAGCAGCTTTTCAAG gTGACTCTGAATATTGGACCAGACCAGGATCTTGCAATTCTACATGAGGTTCGTCAAGGAAACAGACTAACTCGTAAAATTcaagaagaattaaaatacttaaaagcaaaaatctatGGCTTAGAGAATGAACTACGAGTCTGCTGA